The following are from one region of the Mesorhizobium sp. B2-8-5 genome:
- a CDS encoding response regulator transcription factor codes for MATIALVDDDRNILTSVSIALESEGYRVETYTDGASALEGLAARPPNLAILDIKMPRMDGMELLRRMRQKSDLPVIFLTSKDDEIDELFGLKMGADDFIRKPFSQRLLVERVRAVLRRTSAREAAAKAPSQQARSLERGQLVMDQERHTCTWKGEPVTLTVTEFLILHSLAQRPGVVKSRDALMDSAYDEQVYVDDRTIDSHIKRLRKKFKAVDDDFEMIETLYGVGYRFREA; via the coding sequence ATGGCAACAATCGCGCTTGTCGACGACGACCGCAACATTCTGACCTCGGTGTCGATCGCGCTCGAGTCCGAGGGCTATCGGGTCGAAACCTACACGGACGGCGCGTCGGCGCTGGAAGGCCTGGCGGCGCGGCCGCCGAACCTCGCCATCCTCGACATCAAGATGCCGCGCATGGACGGCATGGAGCTGTTGCGCCGCATGCGCCAGAAGTCGGACCTGCCGGTCATCTTCCTGACGTCGAAGGATGACGAGATCGACGAATTGTTCGGCCTCAAGATGGGCGCCGACGACTTCATCCGCAAACCCTTCTCGCAGCGCCTCCTTGTCGAGCGCGTGCGCGCCGTGCTGCGTCGGACCAGCGCCCGCGAGGCGGCGGCCAAGGCGCCGAGCCAGCAGGCCCGCTCGCTCGAACGCGGCCAACTGGTGATGGACCAGGAGCGGCACACCTGCACCTGGAAGGGCGAGCCGGTGACGCTGACGGTGACCGAGTTCCTCATCCTGCATTCGCTGGCGCAGCGTCCCGGCGTGGTAAAAAGCCGTGATGCGCTAATGGATTCGGCCTATGATGAGCAGGTCTATGTCGACGACCGCACCATCGACAGCCACATCAAGCGGCTGCGCAAGAAGTTCAAGGCCGTCGACGACGACTTCGAGATGATCGAAACCCTTTACGGAGTCGGATACCGGTTCCGCGAAGCATGA